One Candidatus Komeilibacteria bacterium CG_4_10_14_0_2_um_filter_37_10 DNA segment encodes these proteins:
- a CDS encoding peroxiredoxin (with AhpF catalyzes the conversion of alkyl hydroperoxides to their corresponding alcohols; AhpC reduced the hydroperoxide substrate) yields the protein MDSSEKFLLPIIGTKLPELDFEIFLNESISKTSFQEFKNKWLILFFYPADFTFVCPTELSQLADFYGEFQKEGAEVLSVSTDTAFVHKAWHDHSESIAKIKFPMVADPTGKLSRSFGVYLADEGLALRGSFIVDPDGVIQAYEVHANNIGRNIKELLRKLQAAKFVRENGGEACPVNWQPGDKTLRPSTDLVGKL from the coding sequence ATGGATTCATCAGAAAAGTTTTTATTACCAATTATTGGTACTAAATTACCAGAGTTAGATTTTGAGATTTTTCTCAATGAAAGTATTAGTAAAACCAGCTTTCAAGAGTTTAAAAATAAATGGTTAATTTTGTTTTTTTATCCAGCTGATTTTACTTTTGTTTGTCCAACTGAACTTTCTCAGTTAGCTGATTTTTATGGCGAGTTTCAGAAAGAGGGGGCTGAGGTATTAAGCGTTAGCACGGATACAGCTTTTGTGCATAAAGCTTGGCATGATCACTCGGAGTCAATTGCTAAAATAAAATTTCCCATGGTTGCTGATCCTACTGGAAAGCTTAGCCGTTCGTTTGGTGTTTATCTAGCTGATGAGGGATTAGCCTTACGTGGTAGTTTTATCGTTGATCCCGACGGAGTAATTCAAGCTTACGAAGTGCACGCTAATAATATTGGTCGCAATATCAAGGAGCTTTTACGAAAGTTGCAAGCTGCCAAATTTGTTCGCGAAAATGGCGGTGAAGCTTGTCCGGTTAACTGGCAACCAGGTGATAAAACATTACGGCCGTCAACAGACTTAGTTGGGAAGTTATAA
- a CDS encoding HD family phosphohydrolase, protein MLITIVPARELIKKYLLDHNNQIHSRESEVVLRTLAQEFGENEEEWGLAGLLHDLDWELTQQDHSQHGLKTSELLKQEGYELAPASMHAISAHNQEGTDVLRSSQLDYALAAGETITGLIYATALLRPEKLTGMTASSLNKKFKDRSFAAKVSRETIMEIEKIGLEKNKFFELAIVAMQEIAVEIGL, encoded by the coding sequence ATGTTGATCACAATTGTACCAGCTCGTGAGTTAATAAAAAAATATTTATTGGATCACAATAATCAAATTCACTCGCGGGAAAGCGAAGTTGTTTTACGTACTTTAGCCCAAGAATTTGGAGAAAATGAGGAGGAGTGGGGCTTAGCTGGTTTACTACATGATTTGGACTGGGAGCTGACGCAACAAGATCATAGTCAACACGGATTAAAAACTAGCGAATTACTAAAACAAGAAGGTTATGAATTAGCACCAGCATCAATGCACGCCATTTCCGCCCATAACCAAGAAGGTACTGATGTGCTGCGTAGTTCCCAATTGGATTATGCTTTAGCTGCTGGTGAAACTATTACTGGGTTGATTTATGCCACCGCTTTACTACGCCCAGAAAAATTAACTGGTATGACAGCCAGTTCTCTCAACAAAAAATTTAAAGACCGCAGCTTTGCGGCGAAAGTTTCACGCGAAACGATCATGGAGATAGAAAAAATTGGATTGGAAAAAAATAAATTCTTTGAATTAGCTATTGTCGCTATGCAAGAAATAGCAGTAGAAATAGGTTTGTAA